Proteins encoded in a region of the Variovorax sp. PAMC 28711 genome:
- a CDS encoding response regulator transcription factor, with protein MKAMSTPQLLMIEDDTRLAKMVGEYLTQSGFVFHHAADGASGMAQLQEHAPDLVILDLMLPDTDGLEVCRRIRALPGGLAKVSVLMLTAKGDPMDRIIGLEIGADDYLPKPFEPRELLARIRAVLRRRGETTSEASAATLIRFGTLEIDRNARTVTVGGALADLTSYQFDLLVAMAERAGRVLTRDQIMEAVRGRELEAFDRSIDVHMGRIRAAIEVDAKNPKRILTVRGVGYVFAKQQD; from the coding sequence ATGAAAGCCATGAGCACCCCGCAACTCCTGATGATCGAAGACGACACCCGCCTGGCGAAGATGGTGGGCGAATACCTGACGCAATCGGGCTTCGTGTTCCACCACGCGGCCGATGGGGCGAGCGGCATGGCGCAACTGCAGGAGCACGCGCCCGACCTCGTCATCCTCGACCTGATGCTGCCCGACACCGACGGCCTCGAGGTCTGCCGACGCATCCGCGCGCTGCCGGGTGGCCTCGCCAAGGTGTCGGTGCTGATGCTCACCGCCAAGGGAGATCCGATGGACCGCATCATCGGCCTGGAGATCGGCGCCGACGATTACCTGCCCAAGCCCTTCGAACCGCGCGAACTGCTGGCCCGCATCCGCGCCGTGCTGCGCCGGCGCGGCGAAACCACCAGCGAAGCCTCGGCCGCCACCCTGATTCGCTTCGGCACGCTGGAGATCGACCGCAACGCGCGCACCGTGACGGTCGGCGGCGCGCTGGCCGACCTCACCTCCTACCAGTTCGACCTGTTGGTCGCGATGGCCGAGCGCGCTGGGCGCGTGCTGACGCGCGACCAGATCATGGAAGCCGTGCGCGGCCGCGAGCTCGAAGCCTTCGACCGCTCGATCGACGTGCACATGGGGCGCATCCGCGCGGCCATCGAGGTCGACGCGAAGAACCCGAAACGCATCCTCACGGTGCGCGGCGTCGGCTACGTGTTCGCCAAGCAGCAAGACTAG